A single region of the Vicia villosa cultivar HV-30 ecotype Madison, WI linkage group LG4, Vvil1.0, whole genome shotgun sequence genome encodes:
- the LOC131598253 gene encoding F-box/kelch-repeat protein At3g23880-like: protein MSPSSSSPVFIPQDLIVDVLSFLPVKSVIRFKCMNKTFHSLISNPNFVKLHLHRYPRNQGISFVSTSQGDAATLKVVSLSQNPPIHFTVPNDPYFQDKYKDCFYIVGSCNGLLCLSHYTYGSSREKWFRIWNPATRTLVYEIRFKGDCGFNIDGGLLNLTFSYDTSRDTYKLVRFVQDRTDVKVLKLGDNVWRKIQNSPICHHYPMHFVHFSLLPLCMFEKSDTLLLTNSKTAIFYNWRYNKAESIHKHLPFRSHLYIESLVSDILK, encoded by the exons atgtcaccatcatcatcatcaccagtaTTCATTCCGCAAGATCTTATTGTCGACGTGCTTTCCTTTCTTCCTGTCAAATCAGTTATTCGATTCAAGTGTATGAATAAGACATTTCACTCTCTCATTTCTAATCCAAACTTTGTCAAATTGCATCTTCATAGATATCCACGAAATCAAGGTATCTCATTTGTATCTACCTCCCAAGGCGATGCCGCAACCTTAAAAGTTGTTAGTCTATCTCAGAATCCTCCAATTCATTTCACCGTTCCAAATGATCCCTACTTTCAAGACAAATACAAGGATTGTTTCTATATAGTTGGTTCTTGCAATGGGTTACTCTGTTTGAGTCATTATACCTATGGTAGTAGTAGAGAGAAGTGGTTTCGTATTTGGAACCCCGCAACGAGGACACTGGTATATGAAATACGGTTCAAAGGTGATTGTGGGTTCAACATTGATGGCGGCCTTTTAAATTTAACGTTTAGTTACGATACTTCAAGAGACACTTATAAACTGGTGCGTTTTGTTCAGGATAGAACAGATGTAAAAGTTCTCAAGTTGGGTGATAATGTTTggagaaaaattcaaaattctcCTATATGTCATCATTACCCGATGCATTTTGTGCAT TTTTCGTTGTTGCCATTATGCATGTTTGAAAAAAGTGATACTCTATTATTGACAAATTCTAAGACTGCAATTTTCTATAACTGGAGATATAACAAAGCAGAGAGTATTCATAAACATTTGCCGTTTCGTAGCCATTTATACATTGAAAGCTTGGTTTCTGATATATTAAA ATAG